The DNA segment TATTTACTTCGCAaacaatacaatatatatacTTTTACCTGTATACAAATGAATGACTGCAAGTACTGCAACTCATAGTGCATATTTGCCCAAACATTCGTGTTCCATACTTTTATCTTTCATATCAAACGCAAGTCAAGTGATTCAGCCGCCCTCCGTCCTCCTATTGGGACCCTGACTAATTAGCACGATTGCTTTTTGAtgttctataggtacctaatttaggaACTTACCTATCTTGTgtacttacattattttctatTACGGGACAAATGCATTGTTGCGATATATAAAAGCGATCGTGCTACATTCGCTGGCGGGCCAGCGCAGTTTTGTGTGAGCGTCAGGATGGTAACGTgggtgtacctaataaaaaataagcaaaaatcATACCATATTTTGGTACtatttagtacagtcagcagcagaagttgctaagcgggcgaggtgttcttcAAACCTGTGTACCTAACTGAGCATTGCGCCTGAAATCCATAAGAACGAGAGCGCACTTATTACTGGCTGGTAATTTGCATTCAAGTTTCCCGTGCCCGTTAAGCAATGTTCGACACCTCCGTTCGGTTCGTGACTCTTAGAGGCAAATAATTAGTATCTATCTATCatatacttttattattataattcgaCTTCTAACAACTAATAACATTGTGGATACATATATAACATACCTACTGGGTAtccatagtataaaaaaatggAACCTCGAAACGAAAAGAAGATACATATATCTACTCTATTGTGCTTACTGCGCCAGTCCCACATCAATTTGAGTCAGACCCTAGCTGACGCGTGTGATTGTCATACATATAGCGTTCATGACGGCGGCGGCGTACATGCGTCTCCGGGAGACGGACGCGTCGGCGGTGCAGCTCCTGCCCGTCACGCCCGTGTTCGCGCACCAGATGAACGTCGAGAACAAGCCCGGCTACTTCGCTGACGTCATTATACACCGCGACAAGAAGTAAGTCAACGACAAACTGCCACTGATGGTACCCACGTCACGCCCGTGTTCGTGTCAGTAGGTATCAAATGCACGTTAAGAACACGTCCAGCTACTTCTCCGACGCCAGCATTCACGACAAAAAGTAAGCCGCCACtagcatatatattatataccaaTACTGTCCTTCTGTGCTCCTTGTTCGCGTACCAGATCAACGCGACaataacatacttatacataattacatacttatagggaggtgaattcgtgaatggtCCAGATCGctggtgtttgtggcccgaattgaaggtgagggccataaatatgcgatctggggctttacgaattaccgcccgtggtttgtctaaagttttacgtcttgtcttagccaggaagtgagattttctcctcgagTAGCGCTAACTGTAACCTATCTacgtaaaaaaaactatttattacAAATGTGCATACTCAGCTCCAGCTCAGTGCAGGAGCTTGTAAagcataggtaggtaggtaggtagcatacatacattacattcttacaataactaaaaaaaaccaGTAAGATCAATGGCGCTATTTATatatagctaataatagtaGCTACTATCATTGATCTTACTAACCATCCATCATGCCTTGATCTTACTAAcaattataaacataaatatatagGAACGTTTTGTTTTGTCATCAATTACTTCATCATTAACAAATGAATGATCCTCTACAGATTGTCGCTTTTATACTTGTTAGCAGTATGTAAGAGGGATATTATATGTATGGCATTATCCGGTCCAGGCGCTAACGATTTAGAGGGGCCGCAACTAGTTAGTTGCCTGACTATGCTAGTCAGTTGACTGACTCTACCTCTTTAGGCACTCTACATCGAGACTAAAGCCAGATAGCATATTATTTTTCATTGTgtaggtaatattaaaaaaatgtatgtaggtacctgaaTATTTATAGAATGATGTGTAATCAATTTACTAATAAAGGTAGTTATTTCAAAAGATCAACAACATCTAGTGATTCATTTTCCTACTAGGTAATAAGTGGTTAATTCAGACGCAGTTACTATGAATAAACTCGTGTGCGGAAGTTTGTAAAGTCGAAGGTACACCAATAGCATAAAATATAGTTATGAGAGCATGTACATACCCACATAAGTTTCAAGGATAATAAATAGATTTAGCCTTGACTGACATTATCACATTCCTAGCAAGGTCGCTATATATTGCATGATGTACTGATGGCCAGCTCAGAGAGCGTTGCACGGTAGAATCCTTATAACAGCGGACATCTAGcattaatgtaggtaggtattccatCACCCACATGCAGTATCATATTACATCAATTAATTGCTGGAATCAACATCGTGAATATCTTTGCAATCTTCCGGGCATTGTCGACACCAAAAACAAATAGATAAGTTAAATGTTATCAGCCCGTGTCATTGGCTCCTGATAAAGATTGCTTCTATTATTTCACAATTCACTCGTCGTCCACCTAATACAGTGTTATCACACCCCGCGCTAGCGTCGCTAGTGATTTTGTGGTTATTTACAGAGCGCACAACGTAAATACGCTGCTGGACCTGCGCGGGTGCACCTTCGCGTACAGCAACGAGGACTCACTCAGCGGCAGCAAACTCGTGCTGAAGATTCTTAAGGGGAAAGGAGAGAATGCCTCTTTTTTCGGATCATTACTAAGTACTCATCCATAATGAATAATTATAAACTTCACaaattccacctgtccaatttctttgtccaatgtgcattgcgtttCACTGTCTCATTTAGAAAAATGTGAGAcgtaaatacacattggaccaagatattggacagatggaataccattcTAACGTAATACTCATTTCAGGATCTGGATCACATTTGGCATCAGCCCAAATGGTGTTAACGAAGCAAGCTGAATGGGCCGCCGTTGATTCAACTACTCTGCTCTATTCCAAAAAGTTCATGCATGATGGTGGGAAGGACATCATAACTCTGGAGACCCTGGGACGCCTGCCGCCCTACCCCATAGTGGTCAATGCACAACTTCCAGGTATAGCACTAATAGTaatcaaataattttagattaattaaatttaattattatgtttctcAGAACTGTTTCTCTACAGTTTCTGTATAAGAAAACTATCATTACCTTACACCTGCAGGAAATAGTGATTGCTGGTAACAACATAAACATATAACTATATActagttattaaaaataaaattagtacctACTGTCGTAATGTGATCTAATTTAACCGTAAACGAATGAACATTGATTATATTTCCGGTATTTATTTCAGTGTTAAAGCTGCAGCCTACTGCGGCGTAGGTACAACAGCACTAAACATATGTacacgtttttaaaattcaattcCTACTGAGATTTTTCTCCTCACAGCGTAACACTCAGCAGTTATGCAcgtttaaaagtacctattcgtaagTCTGACTAACGTATTTTCTTTCGATTGGAGCATACCTCGCAGTGGGCTTTAACATGCTAGCAATAGTCGACATTGTCACGCCATAATACGACTTTAAATTCCAGATCATATCAAAGATGCTATAACCGACGCTTTGCTGACTTTGCCACAAACTGTTCCGTGGAAAGACAGCTTCGCAAAGTTTGGCGTCATAAAGTTCGAGGCCAACAGCGATGGCGCCTACGATGGGGCGGCTGCACAGGTGCGGGCCATCCCGAGCGAAAAACTCAACGTTCGGTATTATTAGAGTACTCCTAGTCATTTCATTAATTTACGTTCTTTATATTCTCTATGTGGATTACACACCTAAACAGTCATAGGTGATCAATCAAAAATGCCATTCTCAgtaataaatactattttatattttttcaataaattgaTTATGTCTAACTTGAATTATTTCTTTTTCCTTTGCTTTCCAATAGTGACACTTAGGgatactagtttttttttcttgcccGATTGTACCAGGACACCGCGAGGTATTTTAATAGTCGCCAATGGTAAAGGTCCTTCCTTTTTcggtttaaaaatatgttttgagCGCTCTTTCTCTTTCTGAAATAATTGAGGCATTTTAAACTATTTATGCCATATACATACAGGTCCAACACACCACAGCTGGGGTCAATTATTTGAATGAGTAAATAAAGTATGATGTATGACCAAATTttaatatgtacttatgtacagtcacctatGACAATGCACACAAAAATAACTTAGTTTCTTATTTGCCgagatataagtatgtatgtcattatgcatgtacataatatatttttgtgcttgtgttgtgttgtgtatggTAAAATTATCATGATCCAATCTATAAACACACACTCTTCTCAAATGAGTATGGAATAAAAAGGAGCTAGGCATTGCTTCATGgatggtagtatttatttatattgttgtcGCAGTTATAGGTGACTGTACTAATTGCACTTACACAATGATAGATGTCATTTGTTTAGCTCACTTTTTCCCCGCCAGCTTTGGTGGATCAGCCTGTAACATTTAGTGTGAATATTAAACTAAAAAACAACAAGAGTTCATAATAATTTAACAGTAACTACCTCTGGACTATCATATCAACAATAATTTAGACAAAAAAGTTACCAATAAAATGTAATGAGTATAAATTTTACTTCTTTTGGAATCACAACACAACTAATGGTAGTACTTGAAGAACAAATTAAACTAC comes from the Cydia amplana chromosome 12, ilCydAmpl1.1, whole genome shotgun sequence genome and includes:
- the LOC134653040 gene encoding uncharacterized protein LOC134653040, which gives rise to MSEKKELRIVTYMCPTHPVQLYELILELLEKALNCYTTLQYESRSPGPFPDRPDPFSTNKVDLAFMTAAAYMRLRETDASAVQLLPVTPVFAHQMNVENKPGYFADVIIHRDKKAHNVNTLLDLRGCTFAYSNEDSLSGSKLVLKILKGKGENASFFGSLLRSGSHLASAQMVLTKQAEWAAVDSTTLLYSKKFMHDGGKDIITLETLGRLPPYPIVVNAQLPDHIKDAITDALLTLPQTVPWKDSFAKFGVIKFEANSDGAYDGAAAQVRAIPSEKLNVRYY